A window of Sebastes umbrosus isolate fSebUmb1 chromosome 3, fSebUmb1.pri, whole genome shotgun sequence contains these coding sequences:
- the snrpb2 gene encoding U2 small nuclear ribonucleoprotein B'' has product MDIRPNHTIYINNINDKVKKDEMKRSLYALFSQFGQVVEIVAMKTMKMRGQAFVVFKELAASTNALRQLQGFPFYNKPMRIQYAKTDSEVIAKVKGTYGDKEKKKDKKKKAMEPATSLLKKPPAGSAAPVHSTAVQVPDNPPNYILFLNNLPEETNEMMLSMLFNQFPGFKEVRLVPGKHDISFVEFESDTQAGVAKDALQGFRITATCAMKITYAKK; this is encoded by the exons ATGGATATCCGACCAAACCACACCATTTACATCAACAACATAAATGACAAAGTCAAGAAAGATG AGATGAAGCGTTCGCTCTACGCGCTCTTCTCTCAGTTCGGTCAGGTAGTAGAAATCGTGGCCATGAAGACCATGAAGATGAGGGGACAGGCCTTCGTCGTCTTCAAAGAGCTCGCCGCCTCCACCAACGCGCTGAGGCaacttcagggttttccctTCTACAACAAGCCCATG AGGATACAGTACGCAAAGACAGACTCAGAGGTCATCGCCAAAGTGAAAGGCACGTACGGCGacaaggagaaaaagaaggacaagaagaagaaagctATGGAGCCGGCAACCAGCCTACTAAAGAAACCACCAGCG GGATCAGCAGCACCTGTGCACTCGACTGCAGTACAG GTGCCGGACAACCCACCAAACTACATCCTGTTCCTCAATAACCTGCCTGAAGAGACCAATGAGATGATGCTCTCCATGCTGTTCAACCA GTTTCCTGGTTTCAAAGAGGTGCGGCTCGTTCCGGGGAAACACGACATCTCCTTCGTGGAGTTTGAAAGCGACACGCAGGCGGGCGTGGCTAAAGACGCACTGCAAGGCTTCAGAATCACAGCGACCTGCGCCATGAAGATCACATACGCCAAGAAGTAG